ATTTTAAAACTTACAGTTTTTAACATTTTAACCACTCCTTTTCCTGTATTACTTATAATACGATTATATAACATTATTTATATTTCGTCAATATAAAAATAGAAGTTTTTACACTCCTATTTTATCATAACAATTTTTCAAGTTCTTCTAATAATTTTAATTTCATATTAGTTAATTCTATATTGTTAGGTTTATTATCTTCACTATACATTTTTTCCATTGGATACCACCAAACTGGTCCTTTACCATTATGACCATAATTTTCTAAATCTCCCGTAAATCTAGGAAAAAGATGCCAGTGCAAATGAGAATCTCCATTACCCAATAATTCACAATTCATTTTATCAGCATTAAATGCTTTGAAAACTGCTTCTGAGACTATAGACATTTCTTCTAAAAATTTAAGTTTTATATCTTCATTTAAATGAAATAATTCAGTTTTATG
This genomic interval from Oceanivirga salmonicida contains the following:
- a CDS encoding HIT family protein; protein product: MIKNGNNPYFVKELKTGYVVIGDNQHFKGYSIFIFKEHKTELFHLNEDIKLKFLEEMSIVSEAVFKAFNADKMNCELLGNGDSHLHWHLFPRFTGDLENYGHNGKGPVWWYPMEKMYSEDNKPNNIELTNMKLKLLEELEKLL